A part of bacterium genomic DNA contains:
- a CDS encoding glycosyltransferase family 39 protein has protein sequence MFAFSLRLIYLQDYRNHPLFAFPQVDAETYLAQAKQMADGRFFQTNRYSFYQPPLYPVLLAACMYGITTQLYWIHLFQMILGSINCLLLYKVGQYCFPSSAALLAALAAGCYWPLIYFDGELLPPTVAIFFILLVMFFWFKFNNSANGLTLFLAGASLGFAALTIPNILLFGWTACPIVIFFLRSSEKPPAPWMHALKSMLIFAAASILPLAPVSLYHWHIEKVFVPISHNGGLNFYIGNSPKAENAVGIRPGEEWDHFIQTPQRENPHRVLSSAAFSRYWYKKSWQTISRQPLDFVQNTMRKLFCLLDAYETKRNMDIYFFRDKFSPLMKWPLLGFGVVLPFSLLGLVWPRPANPHRTFLAWYLYIYGFSVILFFVTARHRLPLTPVLLLFAAHAWMQLFHRFRARRPPWKQIAFIATTALWIHLDPAGVRPTHAQQVASQAESWYYWARSIGDAANRKSSSADQVTGLEDAIRTMQVSVQCDSSFSYPHTFIGIYSVQIAKERLKEIVSSDTPDDEKQRLLAQVTSRLTFAERHYRQAHLLAPYQVSPVYNLCLALYYQNIVDYNNPSLPPDVLQAAIVRRSDEIILFLDQLLQQKYLDDSARYEELQFKAAMQREQVLQSATFSKGIS, from the coding sequence TTGTTTGCTTTCAGTCTGCGTTTGATCTATTTGCAGGACTATCGAAATCATCCTTTGTTCGCTTTTCCTCAGGTCGACGCTGAGACTTATCTCGCCCAAGCCAAACAGATGGCGGACGGCCGTTTCTTTCAAACCAACCGATACAGCTTTTATCAACCGCCGCTCTACCCGGTCCTGCTCGCCGCGTGCATGTATGGGATCACCACGCAGCTCTATTGGATTCATCTTTTCCAAATGATTCTGGGATCCATCAACTGTCTATTGCTCTACAAGGTGGGCCAGTATTGCTTTCCCTCTTCCGCCGCCCTACTCGCTGCCCTGGCCGCCGGTTGCTATTGGCCGCTGATCTATTTCGACGGCGAGCTGTTGCCGCCCACCGTGGCCATCTTTTTTATCCTGCTAGTTATGTTTTTTTGGTTCAAATTTAATAATTCTGCCAACGGGTTGACGCTTTTCCTGGCTGGAGCCAGTTTAGGATTTGCCGCGCTCACCATTCCCAACATACTTTTATTCGGCTGGACAGCCTGTCCCATCGTTATTTTTTTTCTAAGATCATCCGAAAAGCCCCCCGCCCCGTGGATGCACGCTTTGAAAAGCATGTTGATCTTTGCCGCCGCTTCGATCTTGCCTTTGGCGCCGGTCTCCCTGTATCATTGGCATATTGAAAAAGTTTTCGTGCCGATCTCACATAACGGCGGCCTCAATTTTTACATCGGCAACAGTCCGAAAGCGGAAAACGCGGTCGGCATTCGTCCCGGTGAGGAATGGGATCATTTTATTCAAACTCCACAAAGAGAAAACCCGCATCGTGTTCTTTCCAGCGCCGCGTTTTCAAGGTATTGGTACAAGAAAAGCTGGCAGACTATCAGCCGCCAACCTCTTGATTTTGTGCAGAATACTATGCGCAAACTGTTTTGCCTTCTGGACGCTTATGAAACCAAGCGAAATATGGATATCTATTTTTTTCGAGATAAATTTTCCCCCCTCATGAAATGGCCACTGTTGGGTTTTGGCGTCGTACTGCCTTTCTCGCTTCTTGGCCTGGTCTGGCCGCGGCCGGCAAATCCGCACCGCACTTTTCTCGCCTGGTATCTTTATATCTATGGATTCTCAGTCATTCTTTTTTTCGTCACTGCCCGCCACCGCCTTCCCCTGACGCCGGTGCTTCTGCTGTTTGCCGCTCACGCCTGGATGCAACTGTTTCATCGGTTTCGCGCAAGAAGACCGCCATGGAAGCAAATAGCATTCATCGCTACAACGGCTCTGTGGATTCATCTGGATCCAGCCGGCGTACGCCCCACTCACGCACAGCAGGTGGCCTCGCAAGCGGAGAGCTGGTACTATTGGGCTAGATCCATCGGCGACGCTGCAAACCGGAAAAGCTCCTCGGCGGATCAAGTGACCGGACTGGAGGACGCTATCCGGACTATGCAAGTCTCCGTACAATGCGATTCTTCTTTTTCTTATCCACATACTTTTATCGGCATTTATTCCGTGCAAATCGCCAAGGAGCGGCTTAAAGAGATCGTTTCATCGGACACGCCTGATGATGAAAAACAGCGGCTCCTGGCGCAAGTGACGTCGCGATTAACCTTCGCCGAACGCCATTACCGGCAGGCCCATTTGCTCGCCCCTTACCAGGTCTCTCCGGTTTATAATCTTTGTCTCGCGCTCTACTATCAGAATATAGTCGATTACAATAATCCCTCTCTACCACCCGATGTTTTGCAAGCGGCTATAGTAAGACGGAGTGATGAAATCATCCTTTTTCTGGATCAGCTGCTTCAACAAAAGTATCTCGACGATTCCGCCAGGTATGAGGAGCTTCAATTCAAGGCGGCGATGCAGAGAGAGCAAGTTTTGCAAAGTGCGACTTTTTCTAAAGGCATAAGCTGA